From one Novipirellula galeiformis genomic stretch:
- a CDS encoding alpha/beta hydrolase family protein, with product MSNQPPSVYLGVPLQPGAMRGDGSASIKSKFLVVSRMKKQILSSVIKCLSLVLGFAIPSAALAEFPVSEKLSKPSYDDLGKDQELAPLFAGKPDKSVWEQQRPALRKSWDELLGKPEFAPGAYDKTAKVIETFEQPEFRGTILQQPTGPDGAQQLVLVMEPKNVTISPRPGAVVPFYHPDAMAGFDLAKRTRITEKVATQFGRHLVQQGYVVVCPEAFPYNTVPQPANSRGLNHWRVAAEKIHQDHPNWTGMGKLVHDTQRAIDLLLEQPDIDRDRIALIGHSLGGKMAFYTGCLDPRVKATIATDFGIGWDFTNWSDPWYLGDKITGQGFSLAHHQLLALHAPRAFLIVAGQYDKPESWQYLNAARPVYSLFGREHALGMIDHASGHTPTQDSMRQAYQWLAEQLELEPRDWKF from the coding sequence ATGTCCAATCAACCCCCGTCCGTTTATCTCGGCGTCCCCCTGCAACCTGGGGCGATGCGTGGAGATGGATCGGCAAGCATTAAAAGCAAATTCCTGGTAGTCAGCCGTATGAAAAAGCAAATTCTTAGCAGTGTGATCAAGTGTTTATCGCTCGTTCTCGGTTTCGCAATTCCCAGCGCAGCGCTAGCGGAGTTTCCCGTATCTGAGAAGTTGAGCAAGCCCAGCTATGATGATCTTGGCAAGGATCAGGAGCTTGCACCGCTGTTTGCCGGCAAGCCCGATAAGAGCGTCTGGGAACAACAGCGTCCCGCGTTGCGCAAGAGCTGGGATGAACTACTTGGCAAACCTGAGTTTGCACCCGGTGCCTACGATAAGACCGCAAAAGTGATCGAGACGTTCGAGCAGCCGGAGTTCCGTGGCACGATCCTGCAGCAGCCGACGGGACCGGACGGCGCTCAGCAACTGGTTCTAGTGATGGAGCCGAAGAACGTTACGATTTCGCCGCGTCCCGGTGCGGTGGTGCCGTTCTATCATCCCGACGCGATGGCGGGATTCGATCTCGCGAAGCGGACGCGGATCACTGAAAAGGTCGCGACTCAATTTGGCAGGCACCTCGTTCAGCAGGGCTACGTCGTGGTCTGTCCCGAAGCCTTCCCCTACAACACCGTGCCTCAGCCCGCGAACAGTCGGGGGTTGAATCATTGGCGAGTTGCCGCAGAAAAGATTCATCAAGATCACCCGAACTGGACCGGCATGGGAAAGCTTGTCCACGATACGCAACGGGCGATCGATCTGCTATTGGAGCAGCCGGACATCGACCGTGATCGCATCGCGCTTATCGGGCATTCGCTGGGCGGCAAAATGGCGTTCTACACCGGCTGCCTCGACCCGCGCGTCAAAGCGACGATTGCGACCGACTTTGGCATCGGGTGGGATTTCACCAATTGGAGCGATCCTTGGTATCTCGGAGACAAGATCACCGGCCAGGGGTTTTCGCTCGCCCATCATCAGCTATTGGCCCTGCATGCACCGAGGGCATTCTTGATCGTGGCCGGCCAATACGACAAGCCGGAGAGCTGGCAATACCTGAACGCCGCGAGGCCAGTGTATTCGCTCTTCGGGCGCGAACACGCGCTGGGGATGATCGATCATGCCAGCGGCCACACGCCTACCCAAGACTCGATGCGCCAAGCATACCAGTGGCTGGCCGAACAACTCGAACTCGAACCACGCGATTGGAAATTTTAA
- a CDS encoding glycosyl hydrolase family 28-related protein yields MKSIATILLLVVGVAIPATAGDYDITDFGATAGDQSDDTLAMENALAACADAGGGTVFVPAGTFMLSRRNSESPILEIPPNTILRGEGAASILKFAAEVNQSNFWRMIGAPVKGGTKNVVIRDLHLDGSNTHSEYVKGETPEHNAGLWFYNKDHVIENVTVVNVFAENFSGDCMAFSYNCRSITVRDCTLRNFIRQGIQMGGSPGSRDYLVTGCRDLEHSVKPGGSTIHVEHARGLKNVIIENNQCRKSILAGGVDGMIIRGNTVTGKIVGNGNSNLLISDNLVRAGDNSGAVVQLGYTKGLTIRGNMILGTENNPTGLYVWGKSRYNDQPGEDVLISGNQISAADHAISLNGAINVRIDGNLLKASQPLLQRRTESVVSDVIAPTPDVE; encoded by the coding sequence ATGAAATCGATCGCAACCATCCTGTTGCTTGTGGTTGGCGTGGCGATTCCAGCCACCGCAGGCGACTACGATATCACTGATTTCGGAGCGACGGCGGGGGACCAGAGCGATGATACATTGGCCATGGAGAATGCGCTGGCCGCATGCGCCGATGCGGGAGGCGGCACCGTGTTTGTTCCGGCGGGGACATTCATGCTGTCGCGGCGGAATAGTGAATCGCCGATTCTTGAAATTCCTCCTAATACAATTCTTCGAGGGGAGGGAGCCGCATCGATTCTAAAGTTCGCAGCGGAAGTCAATCAGAGCAACTTTTGGCGAATGATCGGCGCACCGGTCAAAGGCGGAACAAAAAACGTCGTGATCCGTGACCTGCATCTGGATGGTTCAAATACGCATTCCGAGTACGTCAAGGGCGAGACGCCCGAGCACAATGCCGGCCTTTGGTTCTATAACAAGGATCATGTGATCGAGAACGTGACCGTGGTCAATGTCTTTGCCGAAAACTTCTCCGGCGACTGCATGGCATTTTCGTACAATTGTCGAAGCATCACCGTTCGTGACTGTACGCTGCGGAATTTCATTCGACAGGGGATTCAGATGGGAGGCAGCCCTGGTTCTCGCGATTATCTGGTGACCGGCTGCCGTGACCTCGAACATTCCGTAAAACCCGGTGGTTCCACAATCCATGTCGAACACGCTCGTGGCCTGAAAAATGTAATCATCGAAAATAACCAGTGTCGCAAATCGATCCTTGCCGGTGGAGTGGATGGCATGATCATTCGAGGCAATACCGTCACAGGAAAAATCGTCGGCAACGGTAACTCCAATCTGCTGATCAGTGACAACCTCGTTCGCGCAGGCGACAATTCCGGAGCCGTCGTCCAGCTTGGGTATACCAAAGGCCTGACAATCCGAGGTAATATGATTTTGGGAACGGAAAACAATCCGACCGGACTCTATGTATGGGGAAAGTCACGCTACAACGACCAACCCGGCGAAGACGTTCTCATCAGCGGCAATCAAATCAGCGCCGCCGATCACGCGATTTCTCTCAACGGAGCGATAAACGTCCGCATCGATGGTAACTTGTTGAAAGCTTCGCAGCCGTTGCTCCAGCGGCGCACGGAGAGTGTGGTTTCCGACGTGATCGCTCCGACACCTGATGTCGAGTAA
- a CDS encoding dipeptidase, whose protein sequence is MLLFDAHLDLALNGVDLNRDFRQAVDDIRVQERVAGMDGILGRCKNTLSFPELRDAGVAVCLTTLLARLEPNVGHDFGHITAEACYAYAHAHLAYYRAMERSGWMRMIKTKSELREHWQKYSAQPDSEPLGFILAMEGADPLLTPGTIDEFYEHGLRAIGLTHYGGNRYGGGTRSENGLALDAVDLLSHIERLGMTVDMTHLSDKSFWQVAERFGGRIHASHQNSRRISNWQRQFSDDQYRLVIQRGGVIGIAFDAIMMQHGYTQGKSEPVATIDAAIENIDIVCQLAGNADHVGIGTDLDGGFGYEQTPTDLNRYTDLPPALLAGMSDRGYSQADIEKIMHGNWMRFFGEILPE, encoded by the coding sequence ATGCTTTTATTTGATGCTCATTTAGATCTTGCCCTCAACGGGGTTGATTTGAACCGCGATTTTCGCCAGGCCGTGGACGATATTCGCGTCCAAGAACGAGTCGCGGGGATGGACGGCATTTTGGGGCGTTGTAAAAACACGCTCAGCTTTCCCGAACTTCGCGATGCTGGCGTTGCGGTTTGTTTGACGACGTTGTTGGCAAGATTGGAGCCGAACGTAGGACACGATTTCGGTCACATCACCGCCGAAGCCTGCTATGCTTACGCGCACGCCCACTTGGCGTACTACCGCGCGATGGAGCGTAGCGGATGGATGCGGATGATCAAGACAAAGTCCGAGCTCCGTGAGCATTGGCAAAAGTACAGCGCGCAACCCGATAGCGAACCTCTCGGATTCATTCTGGCCATGGAGGGTGCTGACCCACTATTGACGCCTGGGACCATCGATGAGTTCTACGAACACGGGCTGCGAGCAATCGGTTTGACGCATTATGGCGGCAACCGGTACGGGGGCGGCACGCGAAGCGAAAATGGCTTGGCGCTCGATGCGGTGGATCTGCTCAGCCACATTGAGCGATTGGGAATGACGGTTGACATGACCCACTTATCCGATAAATCGTTTTGGCAAGTGGCCGAGCGATTTGGTGGTCGCATCCACGCTAGTCACCAAAATTCTCGCCGGATCAGCAATTGGCAGCGCCAATTTAGCGACGATCAGTATCGTCTGGTCATCCAGCGTGGCGGTGTGATTGGGATCGCATTCGACGCGATCATGATGCAGCACGGATACACTCAGGGAAAATCCGAACCGGTCGCGACGATCGATGCCGCCATCGAAAACATCGACATTGTTTGCCAGCTTGCCGGTAATGCCGACCACGTCGGCATCGGCACCGATTTGGATGGCGGATTCGGGTACGAGCAAACGCCAACGGATTTAAACCGCTACACCGACTTGCCGCCGGCACTTCTAGCAGGCATGTCGGATCGCGGTTATTCCCAAGCCGACATTGAGAAAATCATGCACGGTAATTGGATGCGGTTCTTCGGCGAGATACTGCCTGAATGA
- a CDS encoding RraA family protein, translating into MTNQSSDQSSNKNGLRSGEPNQPATPTPAIAELPIPLDELRQKLTVPLLCDALDEAGYRNQSPCLPIRPLTTEGTLLIGRAKTTAWEDLNYEDPNPYELELEAIDSCQPDDVIVCAANGSMRSGVWGELLSGAAMNRGCCGVLVDGAVRDRHKMREMNFAVHGRGTSPYDSRNRQRVVRYDVPINLGGVDVHPGDIVAADDDGIVIVPQAMQSEVILAAWAKANAENEMRIAVQGGMSATAAYQRFGVL; encoded by the coding sequence ATGACGAATCAGTCTTCGGATCAATCCAGCAACAAAAATGGGCTGCGGTCAGGGGAACCCAACCAACCTGCAACGCCGACGCCAGCGATTGCGGAGTTGCCGATACCGCTTGACGAGTTGCGGCAAAAGTTGACCGTGCCGCTGCTATGCGATGCGTTGGATGAGGCCGGCTATCGCAATCAGTCGCCGTGTTTGCCGATCAGGCCATTGACCACCGAGGGCACACTCTTGATCGGCCGCGCCAAGACGACGGCCTGGGAGGACCTCAACTATGAAGACCCAAATCCCTACGAATTGGAGTTGGAGGCCATCGACTCTTGCCAACCCGATGACGTGATCGTCTGTGCTGCGAACGGATCGATGCGCTCAGGCGTATGGGGCGAGTTGCTTTCCGGTGCCGCGATGAATCGAGGTTGTTGCGGCGTCCTGGTCGACGGAGCGGTGCGTGATCGGCATAAGATGCGGGAGATGAACTTTGCGGTTCACGGGCGTGGAACCAGTCCCTACGACAGTCGCAACCGACAGCGAGTGGTTCGCTACGATGTGCCCATCAATCTCGGCGGCGTTGACGTTCATCCCGGTGACATTGTCGCAGCGGACGACGACGGAATTGTGATCGTACCTCAGGCGATGCAGAGCGAGGTCATTCTCGCAGCCTGGGCGAAAGCCAATGCCGAGAACGAAATGCGGATCGCAGTTCAGGGTGGAATGTCGGCCACCGCGGCCTATCAACGTTTTGGTGTTCTATAA